The region GCATGGTACCTAGGAGGTGCAGTAGCCGCCACAGCATTATTGGTTCCATTCGATCAGCAGATTGTGGACGGCAGCCGTAAGCTGGCAGATAATCTTGGAATGAGTCCGGAAAACAAATATGCTAAGTTCGGACCTATTCCGAAAAGTGTTGGAGCTGGACTTTATATGATCGGTAACGGGACAACGGTATTATTACTGGGTGCAGGCTTCCTTACCTATGGATTGATGAAGAATGATTATCGTGCTTATGCTACAGCCAGTGGATTGTTGGAGAGTTTGGCTTTAAGCGGAATTTATGTTCAGGTGTTGAAGAGATCTACAGGCAGAGAAAGTCCGTTTATCGCGAGAGAAAACGGAAATTCCGGAGGAGCGTGGAATCCTTTCCCTAGTTTTAGTGCTTATGGAAAGAATACCCCTCATTATGATGCAATGCCCTCAGGACATTTAGCTACGATTATGGCAGGTTTTACAGTAATTACAACAAACTACCCGGATGTTAAATGGTTAAAACCAGTAGGGTATACTCTAATAGGAGGTCTTTGTTTTCAGATGATGCAGAGTGAAGTACATTGGGCTTCAGATTACCCGCTGGCACTTTTAATCGGATACTTCTCCGGAAGGTCCATTGCTCGCAGACATTTTAAGAAAGTAAAAAGTGGCGAAGACGGGAAACCTCAGTATTCTCTTGATGTTATCGGAGGGAATGCATATGGAATTAACACTATTGGTGTTAAAATGAGTTTTTAAAAAATAAAGTTTAATAAGAAGTTAAAAATGGGAACCGTATTATCCGGATTCCTTAAAAAAGAAAAAAACTATGAGTCAGAAGAAAGAAATGCTTTATGAAGGAAAAGCAAAGCAGGTTTTTGCAACTGAAAACCCTGCAGAAGTTGTAGTACGTTACAAAGACGATGCAACTGCTTTTAATAACCAGAAAAAAGGTCAGGTGGATAAGAAAGGAGAGTTGAATAACGAGATTTCGACTCTTATTTTCGAATATTTAAATGATAAAGGTATTCCAACCCATTTCATAAGCAAACTTAACGACCGTGAGCAGCTGGTTAAGAAAGTAGATATTATTCCGTTAGAAGTAATCGTAAGAAACTATGTTGCCGGTAGTATGGCACAGCGTTTAGGATTAGAAGAAGGAATGAAATCTCCGGTAACGATCTTTGATATCTGTTATAAGAAAGACGAGCTGGGAGATCCTTTAATTAATGATCACCATGCTGTTTGCTTAGGCGCTGCTACTTATGACGAGCTGAAAGAAATGTATGCACTTACTGGACAGATTAACGAACTTCTTGGAGAGTTGTTTGATAAAATGAATATTATCCTTGTTGACTTTAAAATTGAGTTGGGTAAAACAATGGATGGTAAAATTGTTTTGGCAGACGAAATAAGTCCGGATACTTGCAGACTTTGGGATAAAGATACTATGAAAAAACTGGATAAAGACCGTTTCAGAAGAGACTTGGGTGAGGTTACCGAAGCTTACGAAGAAATCTACAACCGTCTGAAAACAGCTTTGAATAAATAATTAAATATCTCTGATTGATCAGTAAATGATCTGCTAAAAATGAAAGATTTAGAACTTCAAAAACAAAATTATTTAAGCCAATTTAAAAAGAGAGCTTATCAGAGAAATATCTGGAAAAAATCCGATGATTCTATGCTTGATGAGCCTACAGAAGAATGTGGTATTATGGGGATGTATTCCTACCATGATATTGATACTTTTTCTCTTTCTCAGTTTGGTTTATTTGCACTACAGCACAGAGGTCAGGAGGCTTGTGGTATTTCGGTGCTAAAGGATGGTAAAATACATTCTTATAAGGATGAAGGTCTGGTACTGGACGTCTTTAAGAGTATTGAAAATCCGGAAACTTATATGGGGAATTCCGTTATCGGGCATACCCGTTATACAACTGCCGGAGATAAGAAGAAGTATAACTATCAACCATTCTTTGCAAAGAATGAATATGATCAGATTATTTTGTCTATTGCCCACAATGGTAATCTTACCAACGCCAGAATACTGAAAAAAGAACTGGAAGAAGAAGGTGTTGTTTTCAAAGCAACCTCCGATTCTGAAGTTATTCTTCGTCTTATCCAAAAGAACCTGGATCTTGGGCTTCGTGGCGCTATAAAAGCAACTATGGAGCGTATAGAAGGTGCTTATTCCGTAGTAGGAATGACCCGTAATAAATTCTTTGCTTTCAGAGATTTCAACGGTATCAGACCATTGGTATTAGGTGCTATAGATGAGCAGACTTATGTTGCAGCTTCAGAAACCTGTGCACTGGATGCAATGGGAGCGCAGTATGTAAGGGATATCTTACCTGGTGAAGTTGTTTTCACTACGGAAAATGACGGATTACAGTCTTACATGGTGAAAGATGATTGTGTCAACAAAATCTGTGCATTCGAATATATTTATTTTGCACGTCCTGATACAACTCTGGAAAATATTAATGTTCACGAAATTCGTGAGAAATCCGGTGAAAAAATATGGGAGCAGGCTCCTGTAGAAGCTGATTTGGTAATAGGTGTACCAGACTCTGGTGTTCCAGCAGCAATCGGATTTTCTAAGGCATCAGGTATTCCTTTCAGACCGGTTTTGATTAAAAACCGTTACATAGGAAGATCCTTTATTATCCCGACACAGGAAATGCGTGAGAGAATTGTAAATCTAAAACTAAACCCTATTATCTCCGAAATAAAAGGGAAAAGGGTTGTAATTATAGATGACTCTATTGTAAGAGGAACAACTTCCAAGCGTCTGGTAAAGATTCTTAAAGATGCCGGAGTAAAAGAGATTCACTTCAGAAGTGTTTCTCCGCCAATTGTTGCTCCATGTTTCCTTGGAATTGATACCCCTGTAAAGGATGATCTTATTTCAGCTAATATGTCCAGAGACGAATTAAGAGATTATCTGGGAGTAGATTCTTTAGAATTTCTTAGTATGGATAATCTGAAAGATATATTAGGAAGCTCCGATCATTGTTTCGGATGTTTTACTGAGAAATATCCTGTAGAAAATACAGATGGACTTCAGGATTATGTAGATCAATAAGAAATCTTAATCAAGATAATTTAAAGCACCTCTTTTGAGGTGCTTTTTTTATGAAATATTACGAAATCTATTTTTCGCAAACGTTTTCGGGAGCATAAGAGCTAATGAAACCAAGTATTATATAGTGAAATAATACGAAAAACTACACAATTTTCGTAAAATATATTATTGGAAATCATAGTGTTATATGCTTTTTGGTGTGTATGTTAAGTAAATGTTAAATTTATATTAAAAAATAATAATATTTTAAAAGGCTTAATTGAAGCGAAAGTAAAGTTGAAATTTAAAAACATAATTTGTGAAAAGTAATCTTGTATTTATGAAGGTTGCACCAGCATTCTTATTGGCAGGTGCAATGTTGAATGCACAACAGAAAGATTCAACAAAGACAAAGGAGATAGAACAGGTCGTACTGATTGGTTATGGTAAACAGAAGAAATCAGACCTTACAGGATCTGTAACGGCACTTACAGCAAAGGATTTCAATCAGGGAGCAATAGGTTCTCCTGAGCAGTTAATTCAGGGTAAAGCAGCCGGAGTGCAAATTGTAACCGCGGGCGGAGCACCAGGATCAGGATCTACGATTAGAATCCGTGGGGGAGCTTCTCTTAACGCAAGTAATGACCCGTTATTGGTTATAGACGGGGTTCCTGTAGATAATAGTACCATCAATGGAGCGTCTAACGGATTAGCACTGATTGACCCGAATGATATTGAAAGTTTCAGTATCCTTAAAGATGCATCTGCTACAGCTATTTACGGTTCCAGAGCATCCAATGGTGTAATAATTATTACCACTAAAAAAGGAACGTCCGGTAAACTAAAAGTAAGTTACAACAGTAATACTTCTATATACACCAAAATGGGAACTATCGGAGTATTGAATGGTGACCAGTTTCGCTCTGTAGTAAATCAGTATGCAACTGATGAATATAAAAAGCTTTTAGGTAATAGTAATACAGATTGGCAAAAGCAAATTTATCAGACTGCTTTAGGATTTGATAATAGCGTGGCTATTTCCGGAGGAATTAAAGGTTTGCCTTACCGCTTATCATTAGGCTATCTTAAGCAGGATGGTATTATCAAAACCAGTAACTTTGAGCGTTCCAATGTCGGAATCAATTTAAGTCCTAAATTTTTTGATAAACATTTATCTGTAGATATTAACTACAAAGGTATTTACACCGAAAACAGATTCGCAGATGTAGGTGCTATAGGAGCTGCTGCGGCTTTCGATCCGACACAATCTGTTTATAATCCTGCAAATACAGCTTTAGGTGGTTACTGGGAATGGCTGAATGCTACAACAGGATTACCTAATACTAATGGTACGAAGAATCCGCTTTCTATGCTGAATCAGAAGATAGATGTATCATATGTCACCAGAAGTTTGGGGAATATTCAGTTAGATTATAAATTCCATTTCCTTCCGGAGTTGAGGGTAAATGTTAATGCTGGTATAGATTATACGGATTCCAAAGGGAATGTCAGAG is a window of Elizabethkingia anophelis R26 DNA encoding:
- a CDS encoding phosphatase PAP2 family protein; translated protein: MRIKLFGVCTLMSLGVQCYGQEQDSIKKEEPAVKVQQVILKNGEVREYPRPKWHEPITNLPKDFMTTNRSFIENGNAWYLGGAVAATALLVPFDQQIVDGSRKLADNLGMSPENKYAKFGPIPKSVGAGLYMIGNGTTVLLLGAGFLTYGLMKNDYRAYATASGLLESLALSGIYVQVLKRSTGRESPFIARENGNSGGAWNPFPSFSAYGKNTPHYDAMPSGHLATIMAGFTVITTNYPDVKWLKPVGYTLIGGLCFQMMQSEVHWASDYPLALLIGYFSGRSIARRHFKKVKSGEDGKPQYSLDVIGGNAYGINTIGVKMSF
- the purC gene encoding phosphoribosylaminoimidazolesuccinocarboxamide synthase, encoding MSQKKEMLYEGKAKQVFATENPAEVVVRYKDDATAFNNQKKGQVDKKGELNNEISTLIFEYLNDKGIPTHFISKLNDREQLVKKVDIIPLEVIVRNYVAGSMAQRLGLEEGMKSPVTIFDICYKKDELGDPLINDHHAVCLGAATYDELKEMYALTGQINELLGELFDKMNIILVDFKIELGKTMDGKIVLADEISPDTCRLWDKDTMKKLDKDRFRRDLGEVTEAYEEIYNRLKTALNK
- the purF gene encoding amidophosphoribosyltransferase, giving the protein MKDLELQKQNYLSQFKKRAYQRNIWKKSDDSMLDEPTEECGIMGMYSYHDIDTFSLSQFGLFALQHRGQEACGISVLKDGKIHSYKDEGLVLDVFKSIENPETYMGNSVIGHTRYTTAGDKKKYNYQPFFAKNEYDQIILSIAHNGNLTNARILKKELEEEGVVFKATSDSEVILRLIQKNLDLGLRGAIKATMERIEGAYSVVGMTRNKFFAFRDFNGIRPLVLGAIDEQTYVAASETCALDAMGAQYVRDILPGEVVFTTENDGLQSYMVKDDCVNKICAFEYIYFARPDTTLENINVHEIREKSGEKIWEQAPVEADLVIGVPDSGVPAAIGFSKASGIPFRPVLIKNRYIGRSFIIPTQEMRERIVNLKLNPIISEIKGKRVVIIDDSIVRGTTSKRLVKILKDAGVKEIHFRSVSPPIVAPCFLGIDTPVKDDLISANMSRDELRDYLGVDSLEFLSMDNLKDILGSSDHCFGCFTEKYPVENTDGLQDYVDQ